A genomic segment from Corylus avellana chromosome ca5, CavTom2PMs-1.0 encodes:
- the LOC132182380 gene encoding pectinesterase-like, with translation MENLLLLFVLLPLLTFLSFLPPSLSSSSTAYNEVDWWCSKTPYPNTCRHYMSQQSHDHHHLPKENSQLVKKAAVHVALEQSLKAQSHNKWLGSKCRSAKEKAAWADCLILYQQTIALLNQTLDPTTKSTNYDVQTWLSAALTNLETCRTGFVELNVSAHVLPLMSNNDVSHLISNALSVQNGSIPPQTERYRDGFPSWVSGGDRKLLQSSSPAADLVVAKDGSADFRTIEEALKAAANRSTRKAGRFVVHVKRGVYKEQLNIGSKLKNVMLIGDGLRYTVVTGSRSVGGGSTTFNSATVAVTAEGFIARGITFRNTAGPQNHQAVALRSGADLSVFYRCGFEGYQDTLYAHSQRQFYKECYIYGTVDFIFGNAAVVLQNCIIYARKPMSGQENTVTAQGRTDPNQNTGIVIQKSRVMGAPDLVPRLSSVKTYLGRPWKMYSRTIFLQCFLDTLVDPAGWLEWDGNFALNTLYYGEYKNTGPRSSTGQRVKWEGYHVIPNAGVASQFTVENFIGGQSWLLATGVPFLSSL, from the exons TGCAGACACTACATGAGCCAGCAGAGCCATGATCACCATCATTTGCCTAAAGAAAACTCCCAGTTGGTCAAGAAAGCCGCCGTCCATGTCGCCTTGGAGCAGTCGCTCAAAGCTCAAAGCCACAACAAGTGGCTCGGCTCCAAATGCCGGAGCGCGAAGGAAAAGGCTGCATGGGCCGACTGTTTGATTCTCTACCAACAAACCATCGCCCTCCTCAACCAAACCCTCGACCCCACCACCAAGAGCACCAACTACGACGTCCAAACGTGGCTCAGCGCGGCTCTCACCAACCTAGAAACCTGCCGGACCGGCTTTGTCGAGCTGAATGTTTCGGCCCACGTGTTGCCACTCATGTCCAACAATGATGTTTCGCACCTCATAAGCAACGCTTTGTCTGTCCAAAACGGCTCGATCCCGCCACAGACGGAGAGGTACAGAGACGGCTTTCCGAGCTGGGTTTCGGGGGGTGACAGGAAGTTGTTGCAATCTTCATCACCCGCGGCCGATCTTGTAGTGGCCAAAGATGGGTCGGCTGATTTCAGGACTATCGAGGAGGCTTTGAAGGCGGCGGCCAATAGGAGTACTAGGAAGGCGGGGAGGTTTGTTGTACATGTGAAGAGGGGGGTTTACAAGGAGCAGCTTAACATTGGGAGTAAATTGAAGAATGTTATGTTAATTGGTGATGGGTTGAGGTATACAGTTGTTACGGGCAGCAGGAGTGTTGGAGGAGGTTCCACAACTTTCAACTCTGCAACTGTTG CGGTGACTGCCGAAGGTTTCATTGCTCGTGGCATCACATTCCGTAATACTGCCGGACCACAAAACCATCAAGCAGTGGCACTCAGATCAGGCGCTGACCTCTCTGTCTTCTACCGATGCGGCTTTGAAGGATACCAAGACACTCTATACGCCCACTCGCAACGACAATTTTACAAAGAATGCTACATTTATGGCACAGTAGATTTCATTTTTGGAAATGCAGCAGTAGTGTTACAAAACTGCATAATTTACGCAAGGAAACCCATGAGCGGACAAGAGAACACTGTCACAGCCCAAGGTAGAACCGACCCTAACCAAAACACAGGGATTGTAATCCAAAAGTCCCGAGTCATGGGTGCACCAGACCTTGTACCAAGGCTAAGCTCTGTGAAAACATACTTGGGTCGACCATGGAAGATGTACTCACGAACGATTTTTCTACAATGTTTTCTCGACACTTTGGTGGATCCAGCAGGCTGGTTGGAATGGGATGGTAATTTTGCGCTTAATACTTTGTATTATGGGGAGTACAAGAACACCGGCCCTCGTTCTTCAACCGGTCAGAGAGTGAAGTGGGAGGGTTATCATGTCATACCTAATGCAGGTGTAGCATCGCAATTCACCgttgaaaattttattgggGGGCAGTCATGGTTGTTGGCGACTGGTGTGCCATTCTTGTCTAGCCTATGA
- the LOC132182318 gene encoding carboxylesterase 1-like, with protein sequence MSGDQTASPNPTMDPHQRLQMILNPGGTMTKDPYQRLQIVLNPDGTMTRLKTPETPPTSDPSPGIPVLSKDIPINQSNNTWVRLFLPREAFDNSPTKLPLVLYYHGGGFILFSAASSLFHDFCVNMATELRVIIASIEYRLAPEHRLPAAYDDAVEALHWIKTAQDDWLRKYADFSTCFIMGFSAGGSIAYHAGLRAAASADHLNPLKIRGLILQQPFFGGIPRTGSELTHINDLVLPPCITDLMWELSLPIGVDRDHEYCNAMVGGGSKLLEKIKAVGWRIFVSGCDGDTLFDRQVEFVKMCEQKGVHVSGHFGVGGFHGVEYDDPTKAKAWFRIVKDFISSC encoded by the coding sequence ATGTCCGGTGATCAAACTGCATCTCCAAATCCAACCATGGATCCCCACCAGCGCCTTCAGATGATCCTCAACCCTGGCGGTACGATGACCAAGGATCCCTACCAGCGCCTTCAGATCGTCCTCAACCCTGACGGTACGATGACTCGCCTCAAAACTCCAGAGACCCCGCCCACATCCGATCCGAGCCCTGGTATCCCAGTTCTCTCTAAAGACATTCCCATCAACCAATCAAACAACACCTGGGTCAGACTGTTCCTACCACGGGAAGCATTTGATAACTCACCCACTAAGCTACCTCTCGTGCTTTACTACCATGGGGGAGGGTTCATCCTGTTCAGTGCGGCCTCATCactttttcatgatttttgcgTGAATATGGCGACTGAACTCCGTGTCATCATCGCATCGATCGAGTACCGTCTTGCACCGGAGCATCGCCTGCCAGCGGCTTATGATGATGCCGTGGAAGCGTTGCACTGGATCAAAACCGCCCAAGATGATTGGTTAAGAAAGTATGCTGATTTTTCTACTTGTTTTATCATGGGCTTTAGTGCTGGGGGTAGCATAGCCTACCATGCAGGACTACGTGCAGCTGCTTCCGCAGACCATCTAAACCCTTTGAAGATCCGAGGGCTGATACTGCAACAACCATTTTTTGGTGGGATCCCGAGGACTGGGTCAGAGTTGACTCATATTAATGACCTTGTTTTGCCACCATGTATCACTGACCTTATGTGGGAGTTGTCCCTGCCAATTGGGGTTGACCGGGATCATGAGTATTGCAATGCGATGGTGGGCGGGGGATCCAAGCTCTTAGAGAAAATCAAGGCGGTAGGATGGAGGATTTTTGTGAGTGGTTGTGATGGGGACACATTATTTGACCGACAGGTTGAGTTTGTGAAGATGTGTGAGCAGAAGGGTGTACACGTGTCGGGTCATTTTGGCGTTGGAGGTTTTCATGGGGTGGAATATGATGACCCTACGAAGGCCAAGGCATGGTTTAGAATTGTCAAGGATTTTATATCATCTTGCTAG
- the LOC132182443 gene encoding carboxylesterase 1-like translates to MDSHRQLLQNLLYPGGTMTKDPYQRLQIVLNPDGTMTRLKTPETPPTSDPSPGIPVLSKDIPINQSNNTWVRLFLPREAFDNSPTKLPLVLYYHGGGFILFSAASSPFHDFCVNMATELRVIIASIEYRLAPEHRLPAAYDDAVEALHWIKTAQDDWLRKYADFSTCFIMGSSAGGSISYYAGLRAAAEVDHLEPLKIRGLILHQPFFGGIQRAGSELTHINDTILPPCVTDVMWELSLPIGVDRDHEYCNPTVGGGSMLLEKIKVLGWRIFVSGCDGDPLFDRQVELVKMLEQKGVHVSGHFGVGDFHGVEFTDPSKAKAWFRVVKDFIASC, encoded by the coding sequence ATGGATTCCCACCGCCAGCTCCTTCAGAATCTCCTCTACCCTGGCGGTACGATGACCAAGGATCCCTACCAGCGCCTTCAGATCGTCCTCAACCCTGACGGTACAATGACTCGCCTCAAAACTCCAGAGACCCCGCCCACATCCGATCCGAGCCCTGGTATCCCAGTTCTCTCTAAAGACATTCCCATCAACCAATCAAACAACACCTGGGTCAGATTGTTCCTACCACGGGAAGCATTTGATAACTCACCCACTAAGCTACCCCTCGTGCTTTACTACCATGGGGGAGGGTTCATCCTGTTCAGTGCGGCCTCATCACCTTTTCATGATTTTTGCGTGAATATGGCGACTGAACTCCGTGTCATCATCGCATCGATCGAGTACCGTCTTGCACCGGAGCATCGCCTGCCAGCGGCTTATGATGATGCCGTGGAAGCGTTGCACTGGATCAAAACCGCCCAAGATGATTGGTTAAGAAAGTATGCTGATTTTTCTACTTGTTTTATCATGGGCAGTAGTGCTGGGGGTAGCATATCCTACTATGCAGGACTACGTGCAGCTGCAGAAGTTGACCATTTAGAGCCGTTGAAGATCCGAGGGCTAATACTGCATCAACCATTTTTTGGTGGGATCCAGAGGGCTGGGTCAGAGTTGACTCATATTAATGACACTATTTTGCCCCCATGTGTCACTGATGTTATGTGGGAGTTGTCCCTGCCAATTGGGGTTGACCGTGATCATGAGTATTGCAATCCGACGGTGGGCGGTGGATCCATGCTCTTAGAGAAAATCAAGGTGCTAGGATGGAGGATTTTTGTGAGTGGTTGTGATGGGGACCCATTATTTGACCGACAAGTTGAGCTGGTGAAGATGTTGGAGCAGAAGGGTGTACACGTGTCGGGTCATTTTGGCGTTGGAGATTTTCATGGGGTTGAATTTACTGACCCTTCGAAGGCCAAGGCATGGTTTAGAGTAGTTAAGGATTTTATTGCATCTTGCTAG
- the LOC132181103 gene encoding carboxylesterase 1-like: MSGDQTASPNPTMDPYQFLQIVLNPDGTMTRLLKTPETSPTSDPSLGIPVLSKDIPINQSNNTWVRLFLPREAFDNSPTKLPLVVNYHGGGFILMSAASSIFHDFCVNMATELGVIIASVEYRLAPEHRLPAAYDDAVEALHWIKTAQDDWLRKYADFSTCFIMGCSAGGSMAYHAGLRAAADVDHLEPLKIRGLILQQPFFGGIQRAGSELTHINDPYLPLCVTDVMWELSLPIGVDRDHEYCNPTVGGGSMLLEKIKVLGWRIFVSACDGDPLFDRQVELVKMLEQKGVNVSGHFGVGDFHGVEYFDPPKAKAWFGVVKGFIASC; this comes from the coding sequence ATGTCCGGTGATCAAACTGCATCTCCAAATCCCACCATGGATCCCTACCAGTTCCTTCAGATCGTCCTCAACCCTGACGGTACGATGACTCGCCTACTCAAAACTCCAGAGACCTCGCCCACATCCGATCCGAGCCTTGGTATCCCAGTTCTCTCTAAAGACATTCCCATCAACCAATCAAACAACACCTGGGTCAGACTGTTCCTACCGCGGGAAGCATTTGATAACTCACCCACTAAGCTACCTCTTGTAGTTAACTACCATGGGGGAGGGTTCATCCTGATGAGTGCAGCCTCATCgatttttcatgatttttgcgTGAATATGGCGACTGAACTCGGTGTGATCATCGCATCGGTCGAGTACCGTCTTGCACCGGAGCATCGCCTGCCAGCGGCTTATGATGATGCCGTGGAAGCGTTGCACTGGATCAAAACCGCCCAAGATGATTGGTTAAGAAAGTATGCTGATTTTTCTACTTGTTTTATCATGGGCTGTAGTGCTGGGGGTAGCATGGCCTACCATGCAGGACTACGTGCAGCTGCGGACGTTGACCATCTAGAGCCGTTGAAGATCCGAGGGCTGATACTGCAACAACCATTTTTTGGTGGGATCCAGAGGGCTGGGTCAGAGTTGACTCATATTAATGACCCTTATTTGCCCCTATGTGTCACTGATGTTATGTGGGAGTTGTCCCTGCCAATTGGGGTTGACCGTGATCATGAGTATTGCAATCCGACGGTGGGCGGTGGATCCATGCTCTTAGAGAAAATCAAGGTGCTAGGATGGAGGATTTTTGTGAGTGCTTGTGATGGGGACCCATTATTTGACCGACAGGTTGAGCTGGTGAAGATGTTGGAGCAGAAGGGTGTAAACGTGTCGGGTCATTTTGGCGTTGGAGATTTTCATGGGGTGGAATATTTTGACCCTCCGAAGGCCAAAGCATGGTTTGGAGTTGTTAAGGGTTTTATTGCATCTTGCTAG
- the LOC132181102 gene encoding LOW QUALITY PROTEIN: pentatricopeptide repeat-containing protein At5g62370 (The sequence of the model RefSeq protein was modified relative to this genomic sequence to represent the inferred CDS: deleted 1 base in 1 codon), producing MIKRRPSAYYYYCSFRNRRAITTCSLPLDPPNASVSSLTNDHKSLCLSLAEQLIQRGLLSSAQRVVQRIISHSSSASDAISIVHFAEVRGLDLDLGSYGAVIRNLMSSGQPQLAEVLFRDRIVGRGINPDLSILNSMIICFCKLGKLEEARAQFDWLLVMGFVPCKAACNAMLRELCAQDRILEAYDYLVRVNKAGVTSGFWCFNKLIDELCSKGYMDEARDLFDIMCSKPGCQPTVHLYKSLFYGLCTRGLVVEAESLFREMESQGLYIDRMMYTSLIYQYCKAKKMKMAMQVLLRMLKTGCEPDNYTCNTLIHGFVKLGLFDKGWMVYNQMAEWGMQPDVLTNQILISKYCREGKVDCALMLLKNMVNCNLAPNVHCYTVLINALYKENRLMEVDELYKSMLDSGVVPDHVLFFVLMKNYPKGLELQLAYMILQAIAKNGCGIDPSILAFSASVNSTGDLEREIEILLEGIVRSNLNLANVAFSVFISALCEEGRTDCALICMDKMVRVGCVPLLFTYNSLIKCLCQEGLFADAESLIDIMQVHGVVPDQATYLIMINAHCKRGDWVSAFDILDQMEERGLRPYVAVYDTIIRCLSREKKIFEAEELFKRMLKFGVDPDEVVYMTMIDGYSKNGRAIEACQFFDKMIKNSIRPSSYSYTALISGLVKKNMTDKGCIYLDRMLADGLEPNAVLYTLLINHFLKKGEFEFAFRLVDLMDKNQVEHDLVMYISLVSGISRNITGIKKKWCILNKGSERAREMFLHLLHQRTLIPRENILRVSINSVEEMKCFALKLMRKVKEIRFMPNLYIYNGIISGFCRAEQMQDAYDHFEMMQREGVRPNQVTYTILVDGHIQLGDIDSAVGLFNKMNEGGCAPDRIAYNTLLRGLCKAGRLLDALSISYMMRKRGVLPNRVSFEYLLRCFCSSDLSGPAFKIFEEMLAQSYLPSRFNCNWLFCILCKNNKLREARIVSNMCVRDGNLQKMQQRGFFWKRAIREEKLI from the exons ATGATTAAGAGAAGGCCTAGTGCTTACTATTATTACTGTTCCTTCAGAAATAGAAGAGCAATTACAACCTGTTCTCTACCACTAGACCCACCAAATGCTTCGGTCTCATCTCTTACCAATGACCACAAATCTCTCTGCCTCTCCTTAGCGGAGCAACTCATTCAACGCGGCTTGTTATCCTCGGCACAGCGAGTGGTTCAGCGAATAATCTCACATTCTTCCTCAGCTTCAGATGCTATTTCCATAGTTCATTTCGCTGAGGTACGGGGCTTGGACCTTGATTTGGGAAGCTATGGTGCAGTCATTAGGAACTTGATGAGTTCGGGTCAGCCCCAGTTGGCTGAGGTGCTTTTCCGTGATAGAATTGTTGGCAGAGGTATCAATCCTGACTTGTCGATTTTGAATTCTATGATTATTTGCTTTTGTAAGTTAGGCAAATTAGAGGAGGCAAGAGCTCAATTTGATTGGCTGCTTGTGATGGGCTTTGTTCCTTGCAAAGCTGCGTGTAATGCCATGCTTCGGGAGCTTTGTGCACAAGATAGAATTTTAGAAGCATATGATTATTTAGTTAGAGTAAATAAGGCTGGAGTTACTTCtggtttttggtgttttaataaGTTGATTGATGAGCTATGCTCTAAGGGGTATATGGATGAAGCTCGTGATTTGTTCGATATAATGTGCAGTAAACCTGGGTGTCAACCTACTGTCCATCTCTACAAATCATTGTTTTATGGACTTTGTACGAGAGGGCTGGTCGTGGAGGCTGAGTCACTATTCAGAGAAATGGAGTCTCAGGGTCTTTATATAGATAGGATGATGTATACTTCTTTGATTTATCAATATTGTAAGgctaagaaaatgaaaatggcaaTGCAGGTTTTGTTGAGAATGCTGAAGACAGGTTGTGAGCCTGATAATTACACATGTAATACATTGATTCATGGTTTTGTGAAATTAGGTTTGTTTGATAAGGGGTGGATGGTTTACAACCAGATGGCAGAGTGGGGAATGCAACCTGATGTGCTAACTAATCAAATTTTGATCAGTAAGTACTGCAGGGAAGGGAAAGTTGATTGTGCTTTGATGCTTTTGAAGAACATGGTCAATTGCAACTTAGCTCCCAATGTACACTGTTACACAGTTTTGATAAATGCTCTTTACAAGGAGAATAGGCTAATGGAAGTTGATGAATTGTACAAAAGCATGCTGGATAGCGGGGTTGTTCCTGATCATGTGCTGTTTTTTGTCCTTATGAAGAATTATCCAAAGGGGCTTGAGCTTCAGCTTGCTTATATGATTCTGCAGGCAATTGCCAAGAATGGGTGTGGGATTGACCCTTCTATACTCGCATTCTCTGCTAGTGTGAATTCTACTGGagatttggagagagaaattgAGATTCTGCTCGAGGGAATTGTGAGAAGTAACTTGAATCTAGCTAATGTGGCATTCAGTGTTTTTATCAGTGCCTTGTGTGAAGAAGGAAGGACTGATTGTGCTTTGATTTGCATGGATAAAATGGTTAGAGTTGGATGCGTGCCTTTGCTTTTTACTTACAACTCTTTGATCAAGTGTCTTTGCCAGGAGGGGCTTTTTGCGGATGCTGAGTCCCTGATTGACATCATGCAAGTTCATGGGGTGGTCCCAGACCAAGCAACTTATTTGATAATGATAAATGCACATTGTAAACGAGGTGATTGGGTGTCGGCATTCGATATTCTGGATCAAATGGAGGAGAGGGGACTGAGACCTTATGTTGCTGTATATGACACTATTATTCGTTGTCTGagcagagagaaaaaaatttttgaAGCAGAAGAATTGTTTAAGAGGATGCTCAAGTTTGGTGTGGATCCTGACGAGGTTGTCTATATGACGATGATTGATGGCTACTCCAAGAATGGAAGAGCAATTGAAGCCTGCCAGTTTTTTGATAAAATGATAAAGAATTCCATTCGGCCAAGTTCTTATTCCTACACTGCACTTATAAGTGGGTTAGTGAAGAAAAACATGACTGACAAGGGATGCATATACCTTGATAGGATGTTGGCAGATGGTCTTGAGCCAAATGCGGTGTTGTATACCTTGCTTATTAACCATTTCTTAAAGAAGGGAGAGTTTGAATTTGCCTTTAGGTTAGTTGATTTGATGGACAAAAACCAGGTTGAACATGATCTTGTCATGTATATCTCACTGGTCAGTGGTATTAGCAGAAACATCACTGGCATTAAGAAAAAATGGTGCATTTTAAATAAAGGGTCTGAAAGGGCAAGAGAAATGTTTCTCCATTTGCTCCATCAGAGAACTCTAATCCCAAGGGAAAATATTTTGAGAGTTTCTATTAATTCTGTTGAGGAAATGAAATGCTTTGCATTAAAGCTGATGCGGAAGGTTAAAGAGATTAGGTTTATGCCAAACTTGTATATATACAATGGTATAATCTCTGGATTTTGTAGGGCAGAACAGATGCAGGATGCCTATGATCATTTTGAAATGATGCAAAGAGAGGGTGTACGTCCCAATCAGGTGACTTATACCATTCTTGTTGATGGGCATATCCAATTGGGTGATATTGACAGTGCAGTAGGATTGTTCAATAAGATGAATGAAGGTGGTTGTGCTCCAGACAGAATTGCGTACAACACTCTACTGAGAGGCCTTTGTAAGGCCGGGAGACTACTTGATGCCTTGTCAATCTCATATATGATGCGTAAGAGGGGGGTTTTACCAAATCGGGTTTCTTTTGAATATTTACTCCGTTGCTTTTGTTCTAGTGATCTAAGTGGTCCTGCCTTCAAGATATTTGAAGAAATGCTTGCTCAAAGTTATCTACCTAGCCGGTTTAATTGCAACTGGTTGTTTTGCATTTTATGCAAGAATAATAAATTGCGTGAAGCTCGTATAGTGTCTAATATG TGCGTCAGAGATGGAAATCTCCAGAAAATGCAACAAAGAGGCTTCTTCTGGAAGCGTGCTATAAGGGAAGAGAAGTTAATTTAG